A DNA window from Pyrus communis chromosome 3, drPyrComm1.1, whole genome shotgun sequence contains the following coding sequences:
- the LOC137729191 gene encoding uncharacterized protein, with the protein MEMSTKTVMAIKSYQNQAGVLVKNYLLADPFIPYTSIIGGIILCKMVYDLTQLISTFYIKAYGGLTKIQRIEWNSRGISSIHAIFITALSLYFVFGSDLFSDQQHLGLITFRSSPLSVFGLGVSVGYFCADLGMLLWLYPSLGGIEYVFHHSLSGIAVAYSMFSGEGQLYTYMILISEITTPEINMRWYLDTAGLKRSSAYLLNGIVIFLLWLAARILLFGYMFYHVYLHYDMIIQMHIFGYLLVFVVPTVLAVMNLMWFGKIIKGLMKQLAKMQ; encoded by the exons ATGGAAATGTCTACAAAGACAGTTATGGCGATCAAATCTTACCAAAATCAGGCCGGAGTTCTTGTTAAAAACTACTTGCTAGCGGATCCCTTCATACCATACACTTCCATTATTGGAGGCATAATTTTGTGCAAAATG GTATATGATCTTACCCAATTAATTAGTACCTTTTACATTAAGGCTTATGGTGGTCTTACAAAAATCCAACGAATTGAGTGGAACAGTCG TGGTATCTCCAGTATTCATGCCATTTTTATCACAGCTCTGTCCTTGTACTTTGTGTTCGGGTCCGATCTCTTTTCTGACCAACAGCACCTTGGCCTTATTACATTTCGAAGCTCACCACTGTCTGTTTTTGGGTTAGGG GTCTCTGTTGGGTACTTCTGTGCGGATCTGGGAATGCTTTTATGGCTATATCCTTCTTTAGGTGGAATCGAGTAT GTTTTCCATCACTCACTATCTGGAATTGCAGTAGCATACTCCATGTTTTCTGGGGAAGGGCAACTTTATACATACATGATCCTCATCTCTGAGATCACTACGCCAGAGATCAATATGAGATG GTATCTTGATACAGCTGGTCTGAAGAGGTCCAGCGCATATCTCCTAAACGGCATTGTGATATTTTTATTATGGCTG GCGGCAAGAATTCTGCTGTTCGGTTACATGTTTTACCATGTTTACTTGCACTATGATATG ATCATCCAGATGCACATCTTCGGATATCTTTTGGTCTTTGTCGTGCCAACAGTGCTAGCAGTAATGAATTTGATGTGGTTTGGAAAGATTATCAAGGGATTGATGAAGCAATTGGCCAAGATGCAATGA
- the LOC137728482 gene encoding probable aspartyl protease At4g16563, with amino-acid sequence MPSQVSDMVEPLREVRDGYLISLSLGTPPQVTQVYMDTGSDLTWVPCGNLSFVCIDCDDDRNNKLMPTFSPSASSSSIRDLCGSSFCIDIHSSDNSIDPCTIAGCSLATLLKDTCPRPCPSFAYTYGAGGVVQGTLSRDTLRVHGISTTPNNIVTREIPKFCFGCIASTYKEPIGIAGFGRGALSLPSQLGFLHKGFSHCFLAFKYANKPNVSSPLVVGDVAISSKENLQFTPMLKSPMYPNNYYIGLEAITIGNASAVTQVPSSLREFDSQGNGGLLIDSGTTYTHLPEPFYSNLLSVLESVISYPRAKEMETKTSFDLCYLVPHTMNNTITNQEDLLFPPITFHFLNNVSLALPQGNHFYAMGAPVNSSVVKCLLFQTMDDGDYGPAGVFGSFQQQNVEVVYDLAKERIGFQPMDCASAAASQGLNRN; translated from the coding sequence ATGCCATCACAAGTGTCAGACATGGTAGAGCCATTGAGGGAAGTGAGAGATGGGTATTTGATATCTCTTAGTTTAGGGACACCCCCACAAGTCACTCAAGTATATATGGATACCGGGAGTGACCTAACTTGGGTTCCTTGTGgcaatctttcttttgtttgcaTAGATTGTGATGACGATAGGAACAACAAACTAATGCCCACTTTCTCTCCTTCAGCTTCTTCTTCGTCTATTAGAGACCTTTGTGGGAGCTCCTTTTGCATTGACATCCATAGCTCAGATAACTCTATCGATCCATGCACCATTGCTGGATGTTCGCTTGCTACCCTTCTTAAGGACACATGTCCTAGACCATGCCCTTCATTTGCTTACACTTATGGCGCAGGTGGGGTTGTCCAAGGGACACTTAGTAGAGACACGCTAAGGGTTCATGGAATTAGTACTACCCCCAACAATATTGTCACTAGGGAAATTCCCAAGTTTTGTTTTGGGTGCATCGCGTCTACCTATAAAGAGCCTATTGGGATTGCAGGGTTTGGTAGGGGAGCGCTTTCCCTCCCATCCCAATTAGGGTTTCTACATAAGGGCTTCTCTCATTGCTTCTTGGCTTTCAAGTATGCAAACAAACCTAATGTTTCAAGTCCACTAGTCGTAGGAGATGTTGCTATTTCTTCCAAAGAAAATTTGCAATTCACTCCAATGTTGAAGAGTCCCATGTACCCTAACAACTACTACATTGGTCTAGAGGCCATCACAATAGGTAATGCCAGCGCAGTAACACAAGTGCCCTCAAGCTTGAGAGAGTTTGATTCACAAGGCAATGGGGGTTTGCTGATTGACTCAGGAACCACTTACACTCATTTGCCTGAGCCATTTTACTCCAATCTTCTCTCCGTTCTCGAGTCAGTGATTTCGTATCCTAGAGCCAAGGAAATGGAGACAAAGACCTCTTTTGATCTTTGTTATTTAGTCCCACACACAATGAATAATACTATCACAAATCAGGAAGACCTACTATTTCCTCCAATAACTTTCCACTTCTTGAATAATGTGAGTCTTGCTTTGCCCCAAGGAAATCACTTCTATGCCATGGGAGCTCCAGTAAACTCGAGTGTGGTGAAATGCTTGTTGTTCCAAACAATGGATGATGGAGATTACGGGCCAGCCGGGGTATTCGGTAGCTTCCAGCAGCAAAATGTGGAGGTTGTGTATGACTTGGCGAAAGAGAGAATTGGCTTTCAGCCAATGGATTGTGCTTCAGCTGCAGCCTCTCAAGGACTTAACAGAAACTAA